The Ornithorhynchus anatinus isolate Pmale09 chromosome 1, mOrnAna1.pri.v4, whole genome shotgun sequence genome includes a window with the following:
- the LOC100088080 gene encoding betaine--homocysteine S-methyltransferase 1 yields MAPVGGKKAKKGILERLNGGEVVIGDGGFVFALEKRGYVKAGPWTPEAAVEHPEAVRQLHREFLRSGSNVMQTFTFYASEDKLENRGNYVAQKISGQKVNEAACDIARQVADEGDALVAGGVSQTPSYLSCKSETEVKKIFRQQLEVFTKKNVDFLIAEYFEHVEEAVWAVEALKESGKPVAATMCIGPEGDLHGIPPGECAVRLVKAGASIVGVNCHFDPTTSLKTVKLMKEGLERAKLKAHLMAQPLAYHTPDCGKQGFIDLPEFPFGLEPRVTTRWDIQKYAREAYELGVRYIGGCCGFEPYHVRAIAEELAPERGFLPPASDKHGSWGSGLDMHTKPWIRARARKEYWQNLPLASGRPYCPSMSRPDAWGVTKGTAELMQQKEATTDQQLKDLFQKQRFKSGVV; encoded by the exons ATGGCACCTGTCGGGGGCAAAAAGGCCAAGAAG GGGATTCTAGAACGGTTGAATGGGGGCGAGGTGGTGATTGGAGATGGAGGGTTTGTCTTTGCCCTGGAGAAGAGGGGGTATGTGAAAGCTGGACCCTGGACCCCGGAAGCGGCTGTAGAACACCCGGAAGCTG TTCGTCAGCTTCACCGAGAGTTCCTCAGATCTGGATCAAATGTTATGCAGACTTTCACCTTTTATGCAAGTGAGGACAAGTTGGAGAATAGAGGAAATTATGTTGCGCAGAAAATATCT GGGCAGAAGGTGAATGAAGCTGCCTGTGACATTGCCCGGCAAGTGGCTGATGAAGGAGACGCCTTGGTAGCTGGAGGCGTCAGTCagaccccatcctacctcagttGCAAGAGTGAAACTGAAGTGAAAAAAATTTTTCGGCAGCAGCTAGAGGTCTTCACCAAAAAAAATGTGGACTTCTTGATTGCAGAG TATTTTGAGCACGTCGAAGAAGCCGTGTGGGCAGTTGAAGCTTTAAAGGAGTCTGGGAAGCCGGTGGCGGCTACCATGTGCATCGGTCCGGAGGGAGATCTGCACGGAATTCCGCCCGGAGAATGTGCTGTCCGGCTGGTCAAGGCTG GAGCTTCTATTGTGGGCGTGAACTGCCATTTTGATCCTACGACTAGCCTGAAAACCGTGAAGCTTATGAAAGAGGGGTTGGAGAGAGCAAAATTGAAAGCTCACCTGATGGCCCAGCCACTGGCTTACCACACTCCTGACTGTGGCAAACAGGGCTTTATTGACCTCCCAGAGTTTCCTTTTG GCCTGGAACCCAGAGTCACCACCCGGTGGGACATCCAGAAATACGCCCGCGAGGCCTACGAGCTGGGCGTGAGGTACATCGGCGGCTGCTGTGGGTTTGAGCCCTACCACGTGCGAGCCATCGCCGAGGAGCTGGCCCCGGAGCGGGGGTTTCTGCCGCCGGCGTCCGACAAGCACGGGAGCTGGGGCAGCGGCCTGGACATGCACACCAAACCCTGGATTAGGGCCAG GGCGAGGAAGGAGTATTGGCAGAATCTGCCGCTCGCTTCAGGCAGACCGTACTGTCCTTCAATGTCTCGGCCAGATGCCTGGGGCGTGACCAAAGGGACCGCTGAGCTGATGCAGCAGAAAGAAGCAACCACTGACCAACAGCTGAAGGACCTCTTTCAGAAACAGAGGTTCAAGTCGGGAGTAGTTTAA